A portion of the Nitrospira sp. genome contains these proteins:
- a CDS encoding methyltransferase domain-containing protein: MDLHKIERVYTSYAGVYDRIFGKVFHEGRESAIRNLNVQPHERILEVGVGTGLALPMYPRHCQIVGIDFSEGMLDVAKKRALEHHMDHVTLHRMDAGAMEFEDDSFDTVVAAYVVTAVPDHRKLVNEMIRVCRPGGRIIMLNHFSNGNKVIAAVEKVISPLTKHLGWRTDLALHTVLEGTNLHVTRKQNVNPLHFWALVECVNRKHESGMTHINGTTIFSHNESHATGHTSEEALA, encoded by the coding sequence ATGGATTTGCATAAGATCGAGCGGGTGTATACGTCCTACGCCGGAGTCTACGATAGGATTTTCGGAAAAGTATTCCACGAAGGACGTGAATCCGCCATCCGCAACCTGAATGTCCAGCCGCACGAACGCATTCTCGAAGTCGGCGTCGGAACCGGCCTGGCCCTCCCCATGTATCCTCGTCACTGTCAGATCGTCGGTATCGATTTTTCGGAAGGCATGTTGGATGTCGCGAAGAAGCGGGCCCTCGAACACCACATGGACCATGTCACCCTGCACCGCATGGACGCCGGCGCCATGGAATTCGAGGACGACAGTTTTGATACCGTCGTCGCCGCCTACGTGGTGACCGCCGTTCCCGATCATCGAAAACTGGTCAATGAAATGATTCGCGTCTGCCGACCCGGCGGGCGCATCATCATGCTCAATCATTTCAGCAACGGCAACAAGGTGATTGCGGCGGTGGAAAAGGTCATTTCGCCGTTGACCAAGCACCTCGGATGGCGCACGGATCTGGCCCTGCACACGGTACTGGAAGGCACGAATCTCCACGTCACCCGCAAGCAGAACGTCAATCCACTTCACTTCTGGGCATTGGTGGAATGTGTGAACCGGAAGCATGAGAGCGGCATGACCCACATCAACGGAACGACGATCTTCTCACACAACGAAAGTCACGCGACAGGGCATACCAGCGAGGAAGCCCTTGCCTGA
- a CDS encoding type 1 glutamine amidotransferase: protein MRAVCLQHVPFEGPGAFEQSLARRGVNPERHLVPQDGLPKDSGDLLIVMGGPMSVNDSDPWIAEEAAFVRKVLLAGKPVVGVCLGSQFMAKALGATVRPGKALEIGMTPIRLRPEAKSDPVFRALPDSFEVFEWHGEIFDLPNGCTPLAASDLAPLQAFRYGSHGYGLLFHLEMEQAGIDSLCRECASDLIRAGLTVQQVTATAMPHLPTLHRFADSLIDALLRSAR from the coding sequence ATGCGTGCCGTCTGCTTGCAACATGTCCCGTTTGAAGGCCCGGGCGCCTTTGAACAATCCCTCGCCAGGCGAGGCGTGAACCCGGAACGCCATCTTGTGCCTCAAGATGGTCTGCCGAAGGATTCCGGCGACTTGCTGATCGTGATGGGCGGACCGATGTCGGTCAATGACTCCGATCCCTGGATTGCAGAGGAAGCCGCCTTCGTCCGAAAGGTGCTCCTTGCCGGCAAGCCGGTGGTCGGTGTCTGTTTGGGAAGCCAGTTCATGGCCAAGGCGCTCGGAGCGACGGTCCGACCGGGCAAGGCATTGGAAATCGGCATGACGCCTATTCGACTCAGGCCTGAGGCGAAGTCTGATCCCGTCTTCCGGGCCCTGCCGGACTCGTTTGAGGTCTTCGAATGGCACGGAGAGATCTTCGACCTACCGAACGGCTGTACCCCGTTGGCGGCCTCTGATCTCGCGCCCCTGCAAGCCTTCCGGTACGGATCCCACGGCTATGGGCTCCTGTTTCATCTGGAGATGGAACAGGCGGGAATCGATTCCCTGTGTCGCGAGTGCGCCTCGGATCTGATTCGGGCCGGGCTGACGGTCCAACAGGTCACGGCCACAGCGATGCCGCACCTTCCCACCCTGCACCGGTTTGCGGATAGTCTGATCGACGCATTGCTCCGTTCTGCACGTTGA
- a CDS encoding LL-diaminopimelate aminotransferase: protein MAGFPIEVANRIKTLPPYLFAAIDKMKQEAMARGVDIINLGIGDPDLPTPGPIIDSLAQAAKNPKHHQYPSYEGMPTFRKAVADWYKRRFNVSLDPANEVLTLIGSKEGIGHIHLAFVDPGDVVLVPSPGYPVYPVGTSFSGGVSHIMPLMKTNGFLPDLSAIPKAVAKKAKLMWLNSPNNPTSVIMTKDYFKRVVEFAQEHHVIVCHDAAYSEIFYDGKRPSSFLEVDGAKDVGVEFHSLSKTYNMTGWRIGFAVGNKDILAGLGKVKSNLDSGVFEAVQAAGITALGLDDSVTDSLRRIYQERRDTLVPGLQALGLEVSPPPAAFYVWVGVPKGYTSASFTAHLLEEAGIVTTPGNGFGAPGEGYIRMTVCTSKERLAEAVERVKKL, encoded by the coding sequence ATGGCTGGTTTCCCGATCGAAGTGGCCAATCGTATTAAAACACTCCCCCCGTATCTCTTTGCCGCGATCGATAAAATGAAACAAGAGGCGATGGCGCGCGGCGTGGACATCATCAATCTCGGCATCGGCGACCCGGACCTGCCGACGCCCGGGCCCATTATCGACAGTCTCGCGCAGGCCGCCAAGAATCCGAAGCACCACCAATATCCTTCCTACGAGGGCATGCCGACCTTTCGGAAGGCCGTCGCAGATTGGTACAAGCGGCGCTTCAATGTTTCCCTCGATCCGGCCAATGAAGTCCTCACCCTGATCGGCTCCAAAGAAGGGATCGGACACATCCACCTCGCCTTCGTCGATCCCGGCGATGTGGTCTTGGTACCAAGCCCCGGCTATCCGGTCTATCCGGTCGGGACCAGTTTCTCAGGCGGTGTTTCACACATCATGCCCTTGATGAAAACCAACGGCTTCCTGCCGGATCTGAGCGCGATCCCGAAGGCCGTCGCCAAGAAAGCCAAGCTGATGTGGCTGAACAGCCCGAACAATCCCACCTCCGTCATCATGACCAAAGACTATTTCAAGCGCGTCGTCGAGTTTGCGCAGGAACACCACGTCATCGTCTGTCACGACGCGGCCTACTCGGAAATCTTCTACGACGGGAAAAGGCCCTCGAGCTTCCTCGAGGTCGACGGTGCGAAGGATGTGGGCGTGGAGTTTCACTCGCTCTCAAAGACCTACAACATGACCGGCTGGCGCATTGGCTTTGCGGTCGGCAACAAGGATATTTTGGCCGGGCTCGGGAAGGTGAAGAGCAATCTGGATTCCGGCGTATTCGAGGCCGTGCAGGCGGCCGGCATCACGGCCTTGGGATTGGACGATTCCGTGACCGACTCGCTCAGGAGGATCTATCAGGAGCGGCGGGACACGTTGGTTCCCGGTCTGCAAGCGCTCGGGCTCGAGGTCAGTCCACCTCCAGCCGCTTTTTACGTCTGGGTGGGGGTGCCGAAGGGATACACCTCCGCGTCGTTCACGGCCCATCTGCTGGAGGAGGCCGGCATCGTCACGACACCCGGCAACGGTTTCGGGGCACCAGGAGAAGGCTATATCCGAATGACCGTCTGCACGTCGAAAGAGCGGTTGGCAGAGGCAGTGGAACGGGTGAAAAAGCTGTAA
- the folK gene encoding 2-amino-4-hydroxy-6-hydroxymethyldihydropteridine diphosphokinase: MSETVYIGFGSNVGDRIGFCERAVTLLSLLPHSRVSGVSLLYETEPVRDGANPGDGWFLNGVVQLETEIAPQSLLSILREIERSLGRDEEDRAGPRTIDLDLLFYGERSIDEPGLTVPHPRLHQRRFVLMPLNELDPLLVHPTIGRTVSRLLADVTDSSEVRLLFPQPSTRYGSRPSCSPPPGS; the protein is encoded by the coding sequence ATGAGCGAAACGGTCTACATCGGCTTCGGGTCCAATGTCGGAGACCGGATCGGCTTTTGCGAGCGCGCCGTGACCCTGTTGAGCTTGTTGCCGCACAGCCGTGTATCCGGCGTGTCCCTGCTGTATGAAACGGAGCCGGTGCGCGACGGCGCGAATCCCGGAGACGGCTGGTTCTTGAACGGAGTGGTGCAGCTCGAAACAGAGATCGCGCCGCAAAGCCTGCTCTCGATCCTCCGAGAAATCGAACGATCGCTGGGGCGCGACGAGGAGGACCGCGCCGGCCCCCGCACCATCGACCTCGATCTGCTGTTCTACGGTGAACGCAGCATCGACGAGCCGGGTTTGACGGTCCCCCATCCGCGGCTTCACCAGCGGCGGTTCGTATTGATGCCCCTCAACGAGCTGGACCCGCTTCTCGTCCATCCGACGATAGGACGGACCGTCAGCCGACTGCTGGCCGACGTCACGGATTCGTCCGAGGTCCGCCTGCTGTTTCCTCAGCCGTCCACCCGATACGGGTCGCGGCCCTCGTGCAGTCCCCCTCCAGGCTCATGA
- the panC gene encoding pantoate--beta-alanine ligase: MKIIRTPHAMTLWSNRLRREGVTIGFVPTMGALHEGHRALIRAARLRCDALAVSIFVNPTQFGPQEDLSRYPRPITRDHRLCRTEGVDVCFEPTPSEMYPEGFQSSVTVPKLAGRWEGAARPHHFEGVATVLVKLFSIVRPHHAVFGQKDFQQAALVRRLIVDLNLAIDLEVHPTVREPDGLAMSSRNVYLSPDHRRRASILYRALSAGRQAILNGVRNGRRIERIMRQVMAEDRTVRPEYLAVCDAASLDTLATVAGSAVLLGAARIGRIRLIDNVTVVAPPARPNRKHSRIRVTHVTRSSSDWSD, translated from the coding sequence ATGAAGATCATCCGTACCCCCCATGCGATGACCCTGTGGAGCAATCGCCTTCGCCGAGAGGGCGTGACGATCGGATTCGTCCCCACGATGGGGGCACTCCACGAGGGGCACCGAGCCTTGATCCGCGCCGCAAGGTTGCGATGCGATGCCCTGGCCGTGAGCATTTTCGTGAATCCGACTCAGTTCGGGCCGCAAGAAGACCTGTCGCGCTATCCTCGTCCAATCACCCGGGACCATCGGTTATGCAGAACGGAGGGAGTGGACGTCTGTTTCGAGCCGACTCCCTCGGAAATGTATCCGGAGGGATTCCAAAGCTCGGTCACGGTGCCGAAGCTGGCTGGGCGTTGGGAGGGGGCGGCTCGGCCGCACCACTTCGAGGGGGTCGCCACGGTCCTGGTGAAACTGTTCAGCATCGTTCGTCCCCATCACGCGGTCTTCGGTCAGAAAGATTTCCAGCAGGCAGCGCTCGTACGTCGGCTCATTGTCGATCTGAACCTGGCCATCGACCTCGAGGTTCATCCCACGGTGCGAGAACCTGACGGACTGGCCATGAGTTCCCGCAACGTCTACCTGTCTCCGGATCATCGCCGCCGCGCGTCGATTCTCTACCGGGCATTGTCGGCCGGGCGTCAGGCCATTCTGAACGGCGTGCGTAACGGCCGACGCATTGAACGCATCATGAGGCAGGTGATGGCGGAAGATCGGACCGTTCGGCCGGAGTATCTGGCGGTCTGCGATGCCGCGTCTCTCGACACCCTCGCGACGGTCGCCGGTTCGGCCGTCCTCTTGGGCGCGGCACGGATCGGCCGGATCAGGCTGATCGATAACGTCACGGTCGTGGCTCCACCGGCACGACCGAACCGGAAGCACTCACGAATCCGTGTGACGCACGTTACACGTTCATCATCGGATTGGTCTGACTGA
- a CDS encoding PilZ domain-containing protein, whose translation MKSLCCPNCGTPFVRVASQEGTVERLLGRFNMLPFRCQLCTNRFRAFYPGTRPNTQAFDRREFKRLPASIEAQVLDERQSPFVNRITDISMAGCTLTGTGLAKGAFVELVLRPTSENDEIRIETAMVCSVHPESVGLRFLEVDQVDKQRLSQVVLGLLVSQTNPMMNV comes from the coding sequence ATGAAGTCCCTGTGTTGCCCAAATTGCGGCACACCGTTTGTTCGAGTCGCTTCGCAGGAAGGAACGGTCGAGCGTCTGCTGGGCCGCTTCAACATGCTTCCCTTCCGATGCCAACTTTGTACGAACCGGTTCCGTGCATTTTATCCGGGCACACGCCCGAACACGCAGGCATTTGATCGCAGAGAGTTTAAGCGCCTCCCCGCATCCATCGAAGCGCAAGTTCTTGACGAACGGCAGTCGCCGTTCGTCAACCGTATTACCGACATTTCAATGGCCGGATGTACGCTGACGGGAACCGGACTGGCCAAAGGTGCGTTCGTGGAATTGGTGCTGAGGCCGACATCGGAGAACGACGAGATCAGAATCGAAACGGCGATGGTTTGCTCAGTCCACCCCGAGTCGGTGGGGCTGCGGTTTCTGGAGGTCGATCAGGTTGACAAGCAGCGTTTGAGCCAGGTCGTGCTCGGGCTGTTGGTCAGTCAGACCAATCCGATGATGAACGTGTAA
- a CDS encoding MazG nucleotide pyrophosphohydrolase domain-containing protein, with translation MHDAQAMVEAFHRLFDIVCNPVPTAVGDDTRRLRIRLIQEEFNELREAMDSDDLAAVAKELADLLYVVYGTAVSYGIDMDPVFREVHRSNMSKVGGHKREDGKWIKPSTYSPAHIGPILEDLRAEEKLQ, from the coding sequence ATGCACGACGCACAAGCCATGGTGGAAGCGTTTCATCGCCTGTTCGACATCGTCTGCAATCCGGTGCCCACAGCGGTCGGCGACGACACTCGGCGGCTGCGCATTCGTCTGATCCAGGAAGAGTTCAATGAGCTGCGGGAGGCGATGGATAGCGACGACCTGGCGGCGGTCGCCAAGGAGTTGGCGGATCTGTTGTACGTGGTCTACGGCACCGCCGTGTCGTACGGTATCGACATGGATCCGGTGTTTCGCGAAGTCCACCGATCGAACATGAGCAAGGTCGGGGGCCACAAGCGAGAGGATGGAAAGTGGATCAAGCCGTCTACCTATTCGCCCGCCCACATCGGTCCGATCCTGGAGGACCTCAGAGCGGAGGAGAAACTGCAGTAA